The Eubacteriaceae bacterium Marseille-Q4139 genome has a window encoding:
- a CDS encoding ATP-binding protein, which translates to MKKLSRADRKQIEAAIARANRTDKKKKSAQDSIPYERMWPDGICRVAGSRYTKTIQFQDINYQLSQNEDKTAIFEGWCDFLNYFDSSIQFQLSFLNLAASEETFARAINIPLQGDDFDSIRVEYTTMLQNQLARGNNGLIKTKYLTFGIDADSLKAAKPRLERIETDILNNFKRLGVAAETLDGKARLAQLHGIFHMDEQVPFRFEWDWLAPSGLSTKDFIAPSGFEFRTGKQFRMGKKYGAVSFLQILAPELNDRMLADFLDMESSLIVSLHIQSVDQIKAIKTVKRKITDLDKSKIEEQKKAVRAGYDMDIIPSDLATYGAEAKKLLQDLQSRNERMFLVTFLVLNTADNPRQLGNNVFQASSIAQKYNCQLTRLDFQQEEGLMSALPLGLNQIEIQRGLTTSSTAIFVPFTTQELFQNGKEALYYGINALSNNLIMVDRKLLKNPNGLILGTPGSGKSFSAKREIANCFLLTNDDIIICDPEAEYAPLVERLHGQVIKISPTSSNYINPMDLNLDYSDDESPLSLKSDFILSLCELIVGGKEGLQPVQKTIIDRCVRLVYQDYLNDPRPENMPILEDLYNLLRAQDEKEAQYIATALEIYVTGSLNVFNHQSNVDINNRIVCYDIKELGKQLKKIGMLVVQDQVWNRVTINRAAHKSTRYYIDEMHLLLKEEQTAAYTVEIWKRFRKWGGIPTGITQNVKDLLSSREVENIFENSDFVYMLNQAGGDRQILAKQLGISPHQLSYVTHSSEGEGLLFYGSTILPFVDHFPKNTELYRIMTTKPQELKKEDE; encoded by the coding sequence ATGAAAAAGCTGTCCCGCGCCGACAGAAAGCAGATCGAGGCTGCCATTGCCCGTGCCAATCGCACAGACAAAAAGAAAAAATCGGCTCAGGACAGTATCCCCTATGAACGGATGTGGCCGGACGGCATCTGCCGTGTGGCAGGCAGCCGCTACACAAAGACCATCCAATTCCAGGACATCAACTATCAGCTCTCGCAGAACGAGGACAAGACAGCGATCTTCGAGGGCTGGTGCGATTTCCTCAACTACTTCGACAGCTCCATTCAGTTCCAGCTGTCCTTTTTGAACCTGGCAGCCTCTGAGGAGACCTTTGCCCGCGCCATCAACATTCCTCTCCAGGGGGATGATTTTGACAGCATCCGGGTGGAGTACACCACCATGCTGCAAAACCAGCTGGCAAGAGGCAACAACGGTCTTATCAAGACCAAGTACCTGACTTTCGGCATCGACGCCGACAGCCTCAAGGCCGCCAAGCCCCGTCTGGAGCGCATTGAGACCGACATTCTCAACAACTTCAAACGCCTGGGCGTGGCCGCCGAGACCCTGGACGGCAAGGCGCGGCTGGCACAGCTTCACGGCATTTTCCACATGGATGAACAGGTGCCGTTCCGCTTTGAATGGGACTGGCTGGCTCCGTCCGGTCTGTCCACCAAGGATTTCATCGCGCCGTCCGGCTTCGAGTTCCGCACCGGCAAACAGTTCCGTATGGGTAAAAAATACGGGGCTGTTTCTTTTTTGCAGATCCTCGCCCCGGAGCTGAATGACCGGATGCTGGCGGATTTTCTGGATATGGAAAGCTCTCTGATCGTCAGCCTGCATATCCAGTCCGTAGATCAGATCAAGGCCATCAAGACGGTCAAGCGGAAAATCACCGACCTGGATAAATCCAAAATTGAGGAACAGAAAAAAGCCGTCCGCGCCGGATATGACATGGACATCATTCCCTCCGACCTTGCCACCTACGGTGCCGAGGCCAAGAAGCTCTTGCAGGATTTGCAGAGCCGAAACGAGCGAATGTTCCTTGTGACCTTCCTGGTGCTGAACACGGCGGACAATCCCCGGCAGCTGGGCAACAATGTGTTCCAGGCCAGTTCCATCGCACAGAAGTACAACTGCCAGCTGACAAGGCTTGACTTCCAGCAGGAAGAAGGGCTGATGTCTGCGCTGCCCTTGGGCCTCAATCAGATCGAGATTCAGCGGGGGCTGACCACCAGTTCCACGGCTATCTTTGTTCCGTTCACCACCCAGGAGCTTTTCCAGAACGGCAAAGAGGCGCTGTACTACGGTATCAACGCCCTGTCCAACAACCTCATCATGGTGGACCGCAAGCTGCTGAAAAACCCCAATGGACTGATTCTCGGCACCCCTGGTTCCGGCAAGTCCTTCAGCGCCAAGCGCGAGATCGCCAACTGTTTCCTGCTCACCAATGATGACATCATTATCTGCGACCCGGAGGCCGAGTACGCGCCCTTGGTGGAGCGCCTGCATGGGCAGGTCATCAAGATTTCGCCCACCAGCAGCAATTACATTAACCCTATGGATTTGAACCTGGACTACTCGGACGATGAAAGTCCGCTGTCTCTCAAGTCCGACTTCATCCTGTCTCTGTGCGAGCTGATCGTAGGCGGCAAAGAGGGCTTGCAGCCGGTTCAGAAAACCATCATTGACCGCTGTGTGCGGCTGGTGTATCAGGACTATCTCAATGACCCCCGCCCGGAGAATATGCCCATCCTGGAGGACCTCTACAACCTGCTGCGGGCGCAGGACGAGAAAGAGGCGCAGTACATCGCCACGGCGCTGGAAATCTATGTGACCGGCTCCCTCAATGTGTTTAACCATCAGAGCAATGTGGACATCAACAACCGTATCGTCTGCTACGACATCAAGGAGCTGGGCAAGCAGCTGAAAAAGATCGGTATGCTGGTGGTCCAGGACCAAGTGTGGAACCGCGTTACCATCAACCGTGCTGCCCACAAATCCACCCGTTACTACATCGACGAGATGCACCTGCTGCTGAAAGAGGAACAGACCGCCGCCTACACGGTGGAGATTTGGAAGCGGTTCAGAAAATGGGGCGGCATCCCCACCGGCATCACGCAGAATGTCAAAGACTTGCTTTCTTCCCGCGAGGTGGAGAACATCTTTGAGAACTCCGACTTCGTGTATATGCTCAACCAGGCGGGCGGGGACCGGCAGATTCTCGCCAAGCAGCTGGGCATTTCCCCTCACCAGCTTTCCTATGTGACCCACTCCAGCGAGGGCGAGGGCCTGCTGTTCTATGGCTCCACGATCCTGCCTTTCGTGGACCATTTCCCCAAGAACACCGAGCTGTACCGCATTATGACCACCAAACCCCAGGAACTGAAAAAGGAGGATGAATGA
- a CDS encoding PrgI family protein — protein sequence MAYVPVPKDLTKVKTKVAFNLTKRQLVCFGGGALIGVPLFFLLRGPVGNSVAAMCMMLVMLPFFMLAMYEKHGQPLEKIVGNIIKVAVIRPKERPYQTNNFYAVLERQEKLDKEVYDIVHGNQKLAAPAVRKRRKDRAAG from the coding sequence TTGGCTTATGTACCTGTACCCAAGGATCTTACGAAAGTCAAAACCAAGGTCGCGTTCAACTTAACCAAGAGGCAGCTTGTCTGCTTCGGCGGCGGTGCGCTGATCGGCGTACCGCTTTTCTTCCTGCTCCGGGGGCCTGTGGGAAACAGCGTGGCTGCCATGTGTATGATGCTGGTCATGCTGCCCTTCTTCATGCTGGCGATGTATGAAAAACACGGTCAGCCCCTGGAAAAGATCGTGGGCAATATCATCAAGGTGGCCGTCATCCGGCCCAAGGAGCGCCCGTATCAGACCAACAACTTCTATGCCGTTTTGGAACGGCAGGAAAAACTCGACAAGGAGGTGTATGACATTGTTCACGGTAATCAAAAGCTGGCTGCACCGGCTGTTCGGAAAAGACGAAAAGACCGCGCAGCCGGTTAA
- a CDS encoding recombinase family protein, whose protein sequence is MLRQATQNLITALYPRLSHEDELQGESNSISNQKRILETYAKQNGFTNLRWYTDDGFSGANFQRPGFQAMLADIEAGKVGTVIVKDMSRLGRNYLQVGFYTEMLFPQKGVRFIAVNDNVDSASEGMDNDFTPLRNLFNEWLVRDTSKKIKAVKKSKGMSGKPVTSKPVYGYVMDEDENFIIDEEAAPVVQQIYQLCLAGNGPTKIARMLTEQQIPTPGTLEYQRTGSTRRYHPGYECKWATNTVVHILENREYTGCLVNFKTEKPSYKVKHSIENPVEKQAIFENHHEPIIDKETWERVQELRKQRKRPNRYDEVGLFSGILFCADCGHVLYQQRYQNKDRKQDCYICGSYKKRTRNCTAHFIRTDLLTAGVLANLRQVTEYAAKHESRFVKLLVQQNEIGGKRKTAAAIKQLEQAQERISEISRIIKRLYEDNVNGKISDERFMELSADYEAEQAELKKRAAALQAELDKSQAATVNAEKFMGIVRKHLAFEELTPTLLREMIEKIVVHECSYDENGTRRQDIEIYYSFVGKIDLPE, encoded by the coding sequence ATGTTAAGACAAGCCACCCAAAACCTCATTACCGCCCTTTATCCGAGATTGTCCCACGAGGATGAATTGCAAGGCGAGAGTAATTCCATATCGAACCAAAAAAGGATACTCGAAACCTACGCAAAACAGAACGGCTTTACCAATCTGCGCTGGTACACCGACGACGGTTTTTCCGGCGCGAACTTCCAGCGGCCCGGATTTCAAGCCATGCTTGCGGACATTGAAGCCGGGAAAGTGGGTACGGTCATCGTCAAGGACATGAGCCGGTTAGGGCGAAACTACTTGCAGGTAGGGTTTTACACGGAAATGCTGTTCCCTCAAAAGGGTGTGCGTTTTATCGCTGTCAACGATAATGTGGACAGTGCCAGCGAGGGCATGGACAACGATTTTACCCCGCTGCGAAATCTGTTCAATGAATGGCTGGTGAGAGATACGAGCAAGAAAATCAAGGCAGTGAAAAAGTCAAAAGGCATGAGCGGCAAGCCTGTTACCAGCAAGCCGGTTTACGGCTATGTGATGGACGAGGACGAGAATTTTATTATAGACGAGGAAGCCGCCCCGGTGGTGCAGCAGATTTACCAGCTTTGCCTTGCCGGGAACGGCCCGACCAAGATTGCCCGTATGCTGACGGAGCAGCAAATCCCCACGCCGGGGACGCTGGAATATCAGCGGACAGGCAGCACCCGCCGTTATCACCCAGGCTATGAGTGCAAATGGGCGACCAACACCGTCGTTCATATCCTCGAAAACCGAGAGTACACCGGATGTCTGGTGAACTTCAAAACGGAAAAGCCTTCTTATAAGGTCAAGCACAGCATAGAGAACCCCGTCGAGAAGCAGGCCATTTTCGAGAACCACCATGAGCCGATCATCGACAAGGAAACATGGGAACGGGTGCAGGAGTTACGCAAACAGCGCAAACGCCCGAACCGCTACGATGAAGTGGGGCTGTTCTCCGGGATTTTGTTCTGCGCCGACTGCGGCCATGTGCTGTATCAGCAGCGGTATCAGAACAAAGACCGCAAACAGGACTGCTACATCTGCGGCAGCTACAAGAAGCGCACCCGCAACTGTACGGCGCACTTTATCCGCACCGATCTGTTGACCGCTGGTGTCCTGGCAAATCTCCGGCAAGTGACCGAATACGCAGCCAAGCATGAGAGCCGGTTTGTGAAACTACTTGTCCAGCAGAACGAGATCGGCGGCAAGCGAAAGACCGCCGCAGCCATCAAGCAGCTTGAACAGGCGCAGGAACGCATTTCTGAAATCAGCCGCATTATCAAGCGGCTGTATGAGGACAATGTAAACGGCAAAATCAGCGATGAGCGTTTCATGGAACTGTCGGCTGACTACGAAGCCGAGCAAGCGGAGCTGAAAAAGAGAGCCGCCGCCCTGCAAGCCGAACTGGACAAGTCACAGGCAGCTACCGTCAACGCCGAGAAATTTATGGGCATTGTCCGCAAGCACCTTGCCTTTGAAGAACTGACCCCCACTCTCTTGCGGGAAATGATCGAGAAAATTGTGGTGCATGAGTGCAGCTATGATGAGAACGGCACCCGCAGGCAGGACATTGAGATTTATTACAGCTTTGTCGGCAAGATTGACTTGCCCGAATAA
- a CDS encoding transposon-encoded TnpW family protein translates to MADNKQHDTRTTRRPDCVTEIRMGNSVLVVSGYFKKDTTTTAADKMARVLEAEAAATQEPTYPA, encoded by the coding sequence ATGGCAGATAACAAGCAGCACGACACCCGCACCACCCGCCGCCCTGACTGTGTGACGGAAATCCGCATGGGCAATTCCGTCCTTGTCGTGTCCGGCTATTTCAAGAAAGACACCACAACCACAGCCGCCGACAAAATGGCGCGGGTACTGGAAGCGGAAGCCGCTGCTACACAGGAGCCGACTTATCCGGCGTGA
- a CDS encoding ATP-binding protein translates to MKNEINAVLENMTTTIPEPEDYTGEDGLLYCGKCRKPKEAYFAPDKAAIFGRDRHPAECDCQRTAREEREAAEKRRRHLDTVEELKRRGFTDPTMRDWTFENDNGRNPQTGLARRYVEHWEDMRTDNIGCLFWGGVGTGKSYLAGCIANALMEKEIPVRMTNFALILNDLAASFEGRNEYISRLCRYPLLILDDFGMERGTEYGLEQVFNVIDSRYRSGKPLIVTTNLTLDDLHNPEDTAHSRIYDRLLSMCVPVRFTGDNFRQETAKRKMESMKKLITD, encoded by the coding sequence ATGAAGAATGAAATCAACGCGGTTTTGGAGAATATGACGACCACCATCCCGGAGCCGGAGGACTACACCGGCGAGGACGGTTTACTGTACTGCGGCAAGTGCCGCAAGCCGAAAGAAGCCTATTTTGCGCCGGATAAGGCCGCTATCTTCGGGCGCGACCGCCACCCGGCAGAGTGCGACTGCCAGAGAACCGCCCGCGAGGAACGGGAAGCCGCCGAAAAGCGGCGCAGACACCTTGACACCGTGGAAGAACTGAAACGCCGGGGCTTTACCGACCCCACCATGCGGGACTGGACTTTCGAGAACGACAACGGCAGGAACCCGCAGACCGGGCTTGCCCGCCGGTATGTGGAGCATTGGGAAGATATGCGGACAGACAATATCGGCTGCCTGTTCTGGGGCGGCGTAGGCACCGGCAAAAGCTACCTTGCAGGCTGTATCGCAAACGCCCTCATGGAGAAAGAAATCCCCGTCCGCATGACGAACTTTGCTCTTATCCTCAATGACCTTGCCGCCAGCTTTGAGGGGCGCAACGAGTACATTTCCCGCCTTTGTCGTTATCCGCTGCTGATCCTTGACGACTTCGGCATGGAACGCGGGACGGAATACGGGCTGGAACAGGTGTTCAATGTGATTGACAGCCGTTACCGCAGCGGCAAGCCGCTGATCGTCACGACCAACCTTACGCTGGACGACCTGCACAACCCGGAGGACACCGCCCATTCCCGGATTTATGACCGCCTGCTTTCCATGTGCGTCCCGGTACGCTTTACCGGCGACAACTTCCGGCAGGAAACCGCCAAGCGGAAAATGGAGAGCATGAAGAAACTGATTACCGACTGA
- a CDS encoding replication initiator protein A gives MRDNTPKSTRTQGGDPIADYIRADTRLPAYLPYPRFLLKMEISQTAKLLYSLLLDRSTLSQKNKWLDDEGRIYIIYPIAEIAEILDKGSTTIKGALNELDTAGLLERERGGFSAPNRLYVKVPPVPQVQFSDQLMAGSPPLIEPENRPTDGQKTDLMMVGKPSPNQTTINNLTESQTKGVSGGPSAPYGRYGNIFLSQTEYDELQAEYPDRLERFIEEMSRYLAANGKSYQNYAAALRIWAGNDKKEAPKKGIPDYSCKEGESL, from the coding sequence ATGCGTGACAATACGCCAAAATCAACCCGAACACAGGGAGGTGATCCTATCGCTGATTATATCAGGGCAGACACGCGGCTGCCCGCCTATCTGCCGTATCCCCGTTTCCTGCTGAAAATGGAGATTTCACAGACCGCCAAGCTGCTGTATTCGCTGCTGTTAGACCGTTCCACCCTCTCCCAGAAAAACAAGTGGCTGGACGACGAGGGCAGGATTTATATTATCTATCCCATCGCGGAGATAGCAGAAATACTGGATAAAGGCAGCACCACCATCAAGGGGGCGCTTAATGAACTGGACACGGCGGGGCTGTTGGAACGGGAACGGGGCGGCTTCTCCGCACCGAACCGGCTTTATGTCAAAGTACCGCCAGTGCCACAGGTACAGTTTTCAGACCAACTGATGGCCGGAAGTCCGCCCCTCATAGAGCCGGAAAACCGTCCTACTGATGGTCAGAAAACCGACCTTATGATGGTCGGAAAACCGTCCCCTAACCAAACTACTATAAACAACCTTACAGAGAGCCAAACAAAGGGAGTGAGTGGGGGGCCGTCCGCGCCCTATGGCCGATATGGAAATATTTTTCTGTCACAGACCGAATACGACGAGTTGCAGGCAGAGTACCCTGACAGGCTGGAACGGTTCATCGAGGAAATGAGCCGCTACCTTGCCGCCAACGGGAAAAGCTACCAGAACTATGCCGCCGCCCTGCGGATATGGGCGGGGAACGACAAAAAGGAAGCCCCTAAAAAGGGCATACCAGACTACTCATGCAAGGAGGGCGAGAGTTTATGA
- a CDS encoding cysteine-rich VLP domain-containing protein, with translation MSDNLPHMDYRQHRRARRLVHECCNYDEGNCLLLDDGEPCVCVQSISFSLMCHWFRVAVLPLDGELAAALLCRGSRKRCAVCGAAFVPKSNRGKYCPDCAGRMKKIKAAERKRKQRQRCHALEPFKPA, from the coding sequence ATGAGCGATAACCTGCCCCACATGGACTACCGCCAGCACCGGCGGGCGCGGCGGCTGGTACATGAGTGCTGTAACTACGATGAGGGGAACTGCCTGCTATTGGACGACGGGGAGCCTTGCGTGTGCGTCCAGAGCATTTCCTTTTCCCTCATGTGCCACTGGTTCCGTGTGGCTGTCCTGCCCCTTGACGGGGAGCTGGCCGCAGCCCTCTTGTGCCGGGGAAGCCGGAAACGGTGTGCCGTCTGCGGGGCGGCCTTTGTCCCCAAATCCAACCGGGGAAAATACTGCCCCGACTGCGCCGGGCGCATGAAGAAAATCAAAGCCGCCGAGAGAAAGCGGAAACAAAGGCAGAGATGTCACGCTTTAGAGCCTTTCAAACCCGCATAA
- a CDS encoding relaxase/mobilization nuclease domain-containing protein, protein MATLKHINSKNADYGAAEQYLLFEHDEFTMKPVLDETGRLIPREDYRLSTLNCDGEDFAVACMRANLRYQKNQRREDVKSHHYIISFDPRDGPDNGLTVDRAQALGEQFCKEHFPGHQALVCTHPDGHNHSGNIHVHIVINSLRIEEVPFLPYMDRPADTKVGCKHRCTDAALRYFKSEVMEMCHREGLYQIDLLNGSKNRVTDREYWAQKKGQAALDKQNAPMIADSITPRQTKFETNKEKLRQTLRKALATAASFDEFSSLLLQEGVTVKESRGRLSYLTPDRTKPITARKLGDDFDRAAVFAVLEQNAARAAEAPARSPDPPRTIKDRLQVARAEIAAPKQDGVQRLVDIEQKMAEGKGRGYERWAKIHNLKQAAKTLSVYQQYGFTSPEQLEAAVDTAYQKMRQTSGELKALETKLQGKKKLQRQVLAYAQTKAARDGLRAQKSEKARAAYRQAHESDFIIADAAARYFKAHGITKLPARKALQAEIEQLISEKDGLYNTYHEQKQRFKELQTVKRNIDQILRRDEPHRRKEQSHER, encoded by the coding sequence TTGGCAACACTCAAGCATATCAACTCTAAAAACGCCGACTACGGAGCCGCCGAGCAATATCTTCTCTTTGAGCATGACGAGTTTACCATGAAGCCCGTCCTTGATGAAACCGGCAGGCTTATCCCCCGCGAGGACTACCGGCTGTCCACGCTGAACTGCGACGGGGAGGATTTTGCCGTTGCGTGTATGCGGGCCAATCTCCGCTATCAGAAAAACCAGCGGCGGGAAGATGTGAAAAGCCACCACTACATCATCAGCTTTGACCCGCGGGACGGGCCGGACAACGGCCTGACCGTAGACCGGGCGCAGGCGTTGGGGGAACAATTCTGTAAAGAGCATTTTCCCGGCCACCAGGCCCTTGTCTGCACCCACCCGGACGGGCATAACCACAGCGGCAACATTCATGTGCATATCGTCATAAACAGCCTGCGGATTGAGGAAGTGCCGTTCCTGCCCTACATGGACAGGCCGGCCGATACGAAAGTCGGCTGCAAGCACCGATGTACCGACGCTGCCCTGCGCTACTTCAAATCCGAAGTCATGGAGATGTGCCACCGGGAGGGGCTTTATCAAATCGACCTCTTGAACGGCAGCAAGAACCGCGTCACCGACCGGGAGTATTGGGCGCAGAAAAAGGGACAGGCCGCGCTGGACAAGCAGAACGCCCCCATGATTGCCGATAGTATCACGCCCCGGCAGACCAAGTTTGAAACGAACAAGGAGAAGCTGCGGCAGACCCTACGGAAAGCCCTTGCCACCGCCGCCAGCTTTGACGAGTTTTCCTCTCTGTTGCTGCAGGAGGGTGTGACCGTCAAGGAGAGCCGGGGGCGGCTTTCCTACCTCACGCCGGACAGGACAAAGCCAATTACCGCCCGGAAGCTGGGCGACGATTTTGACCGCGCCGCTGTCTTTGCCGTTTTAGAGCAAAACGCCGCCAGAGCAGCCGAAGCGCCAGCCAGATCCCCCGATCCCCCACGCACCATAAAAGACCGCTTGCAGGTTGCCAGAGCCGAGATAGCCGCCCCGAAACAGGACGGAGTGCAGCGGCTTGTGGACATTGAGCAGAAAATGGCCGAGGGCAAAGGCCGGGGCTATGAACGCTGGGCGAAGATACACAATCTGAAGCAGGCCGCCAAAACGCTGTCCGTCTACCAGCAATACGGCTTTACTTCCCCGGAGCAGTTAGAAGCCGCCGTTGACACCGCCTATCAGAAAATGCGCCAGACCAGCGGCGAACTGAAAGCACTGGAAACGAAGCTGCAAGGGAAAAAGAAGTTGCAGCGGCAGGTGTTGGCCTACGCCCAGACCAAGGCCGCCCGCGACGGGCTGCGGGCACAGAAATCCGAGAAAGCCCGCGCCGCATACCGGCAGGCCCATGAGAGCGATTTTATCATAGCCGACGCAGCAGCCCGGTATTTCAAGGCGCATGGCATTACCAAGCTGCCCGCCCGGAAAGCGTTGCAGGCCGAGATCGAGCAGCTTATCTCCGAGAAAGACGGCCTGTATAACACCTATCACGAACAGAAACAGCGGTTCAAGGAGTTGCAGACCGTCAAGCGGAACATCGACCAGATTTTGCGCCGGGACGAGCCGCACCGCAGAAAGGAGCAGAGCCATGAGCGATAA
- the mobC gene encoding plasmid mobilization relaxosome protein MobC — MRKKYNTPHRSRVVKTRLSEDEYADFTARLAPYGISQSEFLRQAIRRATIRPVVHVSSVNDELLSAVGKLTAEYGRIGGNLNQIARYLNEYGVPYNTLSGEVRAAISDLAVLKYEVLKKVGDAVGNTQAYQL, encoded by the coding sequence ATGCGAAAGAAATACAACACGCCCCACCGCAGCCGCGTTGTGAAAACCCGGCTGTCCGAAGATGAGTATGCCGACTTCACAGCGCGGCTTGCGCCCTATGGTATCAGCCAGTCCGAATTTCTCCGGCAGGCGATACGGCGGGCGACCATACGCCCGGTTGTCCATGTGTCGTCGGTCAATGACGAGTTGCTTTCCGCTGTCGGGAAGCTGACAGCCGAGTACGGCAGGATCGGCGGCAACCTCAATCAGATTGCCCGGTATCTGAACGAATACGGCGTACCCTACAACACCCTTTCCGGCGAGGTACGCGCCGCCATATCCGACCTTGCCGTCCTCAAGTATGAAGTCCTCAAGAAAGTAGGTGACGCGGTTGGCAACACTCAAGCATATCAACTCTAA
- a CDS encoding helix-turn-helix domain-containing protein: MSRLLPYETILKAREGDPEAVNAVLLHYAGYIRYFSKVNGQVNAEVEDYVKQRLIDCQFKFRLDEPPDKS, from the coding sequence ATGAGTAGACTTCTCCCCTATGAAACAATCCTCAAAGCCCGTGAGGGCGACCCAGAAGCCGTGAACGCTGTCCTGCTCCACTACGCCGGATATATCCGCTATTTCTCAAAAGTGAACGGGCAGGTCAACGCCGAGGTGGAGGACTATGTAAAGCAGCGGTTAATTGACTGTCAATTCAAGTTCCGGCTTGACGAACCACCGGACAAGTCATAA
- a CDS encoding sigma-70 family RNA polymerase sigma factor yields MTDQIAYQEYIQRRYNAFCKTVIRCAALDKILKLKRQWERQVSLDYLMNEKFVQFAASEPDEEYPFTVCGQTVLLCNAALADAISVLPEQTREEILRYYFLRQPQRVIGACIGRSRSTAGRHIQLALQRLREEMGVSRYE; encoded by the coding sequence ATGACCGACCAGATAGCCTATCAAGAATATATCCAGCGCAGGTACAACGCCTTTTGCAAGACTGTTATCCGCTGTGCCGCCTTGGACAAGATTTTGAAGCTTAAACGGCAATGGGAACGGCAAGTTTCCCTTGACTATCTGATGAACGAGAAGTTTGTCCAGTTTGCCGCGTCGGAGCCGGACGAGGAATACCCATTTACCGTCTGCGGTCAGACCGTCCTGCTCTGCAACGCCGCCCTTGCCGACGCGATCTCTGTTTTGCCGGAGCAGACGCGGGAAGAAATCCTGCGCTATTACTTTCTGCGCCAGCCGCAGCGCGTGATCGGCGCGTGTATTGGCCGGTCACGCAGCACAGCGGGGCGGCATATCCAGCTTGCCTTGCAGCGGCTACGCGAAGAAATGGGGGTGAGCCGGTATGAGTAG
- a CDS encoding class I SAM-dependent methyltransferase: MEYSKEDLMEAKKQIWGVGENMGTEESKKIWEENAQFWDNAMGDESNEFHREVVRPKVTELLSPNPADYILDIACGNGNYSSYLAQRGASVVAFDYSKKMIELAKRRQSQYAKQIEFCVADATDRKSILELKRNRAFTKAVSNMAIMDITDIEPLLMAVYELLQESGIFVFATQHPCFVTLTEKYMTPHSYYDIAIEGQPKEQIYYHRSIQDIFNLCFRAGFVIDGFYEECFKTNKEIPMVMIVRLKKVKRDSLK; encoded by the coding sequence ATGGAATATAGTAAGGAAGATTTAATGGAAGCAAAAAAGCAAATTTGGGGAGTGGGAGAGAACATGGGAACAGAGGAAAGTAAAAAAATCTGGGAGGAGAACGCACAATTTTGGGATAATGCAATGGGTGACGAATCTAATGAATTTCACAGAGAGGTAGTGCGTCCCAAAGTAACGGAACTTCTATCTCCTAATCCTGCGGATTACATTTTGGATATTGCGTGTGGCAATGGAAATTATTCTTCGTATCTTGCACAAAGAGGCGCTTCGGTTGTCGCTTTTGATTACAGCAAAAAAATGATAGAATTGGCTAAAAGACGGCAATCACAATATGCAAAACAAATTGAATTTTGTGTGGCGGATGCGACCGATAGAAAAAGTATATTAGAATTAAAAAGAAATCGAGCCTTTACGAAAGCAGTTTCTAATATGGCAATTATGGATATTACGGATATTGAACCACTTCTTATGGCTGTTTATGAACTGTTGCAGGAAAGCGGAATTTTTGTCTTTGCAACGCAACACCCTTGTTTTGTCACGTTGACTGAAAAATATATGACACCGCACAGTTACTATGATATAGCGATTGAAGGGCAACCGAAAGAGCAGATTTATTATCATCGTTCCATACAAGATATTTTTAACCTTTGTTTTAGAGCTGGATTTGTCATTGATGGATTTTATGAAGAATGTTTTAAAACCAACAAAGAAATTCCTATGGTAATGATAGTAAGGCTTAAGAAGGTAAAACGTGATAGCTTAAAATAA